The Montipora capricornis isolate CH-2021 chromosome 3, ASM3666992v2, whole genome shotgun sequence genome window below encodes:
- the LOC138043131 gene encoding meiosis-specific nuclear structural protein 1-like, translating to MSKTRTSSSHSSSTSRQSLSNSFLNTSDNSFHDSSHPPRKTNRERRFDSTASNEQDPLEDGKILVLKVIGKINLRIERKDYQDLIRIVNQIPGDVIVLMLDNLLIESLYADIPSSLASLAALYSKIWYDRKGRLPDHGCSTDEFVHHLLRYFADVLKHNSQTYASAGSREHMKTIFRICTQMDETLRERLIQRTERFSKALSGFTEHTSLEAITRSSETRYMKIHEALKTEMERTINHYKSALQKLSDKMLKVPIHTEETSSAISGRSSETDLKDRAASYMRTMSGQAIEDRLYFNQSVLSAVQIKSSDQLLVNGLIEKLEKRIDHDKIVLQLLSQLRKEFKISRDEKVLPLLERFHHGYRLVLQLLEESLKGVTKPKVPTITCTLASGSEGDGESEEGSDVFDTVTQLDDDTEFSAFNTDTSFSETDTTQGEESGISKVRKNEGTQQKKDQNFNLQKQLHQKQKDLEEAQEMVRYLKKKERSLTDRLQEQAQRHLKKGGKFEDLSAGECRPSALIKRYDNLFTQTRLDAMDELDEVESLNLLDDSEDLKNKILFSVMVVAYRTVQHSLAEKQRRLKKLLDLPTDEERVEQAQDMQESITDYFRRTGARLNIDSIKRDVSKQLWSTLYDFPELQNCAKLKEFISECVRLSWMLAVQIPPMSIEYEATDFTDSLHGRFMNSEMTKVVIKYHVWPALIDSQTGHVVYKGMVVT from the exons ATGTCAAAAACTCGAACTAGTTCTTCACACAGCAGTTCTACCTCCCGACAAAGTTTGTCAAATTCTTTCTTAAATACGTCAGACAATTCATTTCACGATTCCTCACACCCGCCGAGAAAAACTAACCGAGAAAGGAGGTTTGACTCAACAGCTTCCAACGAGCAAGATCCTTTAGAAGACGGAAAGATACTGGTTCTAAAAGTTATTGGGAAGATTAACTTGCGCATCGAGAGAAAAGATTATCAAGACCTTATTCGAATAGTTAATCAGATACCCGGGGATGTCATAGTTCTCATGTTGGACAACTTATTGATTGAGAGCCTCTATGCTGATATACCAAGTAGTTTAGCATCGCTGGCTGCACTTTACTCAAAGATATGGTATGACCGCAAAGGTCGACTTCCGGATCATGGCTGCAGCACCGACGAATTTGTTCATCATTTGTTACGATATTTCGCCGATGTCCTCAAACACAACAGTCAGACTTACGCGAGCGCTGGTTCGAGGGAACACAtgaaaaccatttttagaattTGCACCCAAATGGACGAGACACTTCGCGAGCGGCTTATTCAGAGGACGGAGAGGTTTTCAAAGGCTTTAAGTGGATTTACGGAGCATACATCATTAGAAGCGATCACAAGGTCATCAGAAACGCGTTATATGAAAATTCACGAGGCTTTGAAAACCGAAATGGAACGTACCATTAACCACTACAAATCCGCTCTGCAAAAACTGTCTGATAAAATGTTGAAAGTTCCAATACATACTGAAGAAACATCATCGGCCATTTCTGGACGTAGTTCCGAAACAGACTTAAAAGATAGAGCTGCTTCGTACATGAGGACAATGTCAGGACAAGCTATTGAGGATAGACTGTATTTTAACCAGTCAGTGTTGAGTGCAGTGCAGATAAAGTCAAGTGACCAGTTGCTAGTAAACGGATTAatagagaagcttgaaaaacgGATAGACCACGATAAAATA GTTCTTCAGCTGCTGAGTCAGCTAAGAAAAGAGTTTAAAATTTCGCGAGACGAAAAGGTGCTTCCATTGTTGGAGAGATTTCACCATGGTTACCGTCTGGTGTTACAGCTGCTTGAGGAATCCCTAAAGGGAGTGACGAAACCAAAGGTGCCCACCATCACTTGCACGTTGGCCAGCGGCTCAGAAGGTGATGGTGAAAGTGAGGAAGGATCAGATGTGTTTGATACTGTCACGCAACTTGACGATGATACAG AATTTTCAGCGTTTAACACAGACACTAGCTTCAGTGAAACTGACACCACGCAAGGTGAGGAAAGCGGTATTTCGAAGGTCAGAAAAAACGAAGGCACACAACAGAAAAAGGATCAAAACTTCAACCTCCAGAAGCAACtgcaccaaaaacaaaaggaccTAGAAGAAGCTCAAGAAATGGTTcggtatttgaaaaaaaaggagagaAGTTTGACGGACAG GTTGCAAGAGCAGGCGCAGAGGCATCTCAAAAAGGGCGGGAAATTTGAGGATTTATCAGCGGGCGAATGCCGGCCGTCTGCCCTGATAAAGCGCTACGATAACCTGTTCACCCAGACGAGGCTCGATGCAATGGACGAACTAGATGAAGTCGAATCTTTGAACCTACTGGACGACAGTGAAGATCTCAAAAACAAAATCCTCTTCTCAGTGATGGTG GTTGCATATCGAACGGTGCAACATTCATTAGCAGAGAAGCAACGCCGACTGAAAAAGCTGTTAGATTTACCAACTGATGAGGAAAGAGTAGAGCAAGCACAAGACATGCAAGAAAGTATAACGGATTATTTCAGACGCACAGGAGCGCGATTAAATATCGACAGTATCAAGAGG GATGTCAGCAAACAGCTTTGGAGTACCTTGTACGATTTTCCCGAGCTTCAAAACTGCGCCAAGTTAAAGGAATTCATCAGCGAATGCGTGCGTTTGTCCTGGATGCTGGCAGTTCAGATTCCACCAATGAGCATCGAGTATGAGGCAACAGATTTCACTGATTCACTTCACGGACGTTTCATGAATTCCGAAATGACGAAGGTGGTTATTAAATATCACGTTTGGCCAGCTTTAATAGATTCACAAACTGGTCACGTGGTTTACAAGGGCATGGTCGTCACGTGA